Proteins encoded together in one Atribacterota bacterium window:
- a CDS encoding iron ABC transporter permease translates to MKKTPKLTIVLILIVGFLTVSPVIMLIFGSFSEGLSAFGSFTLEKYISAYTDPAFSKIIINTIIFVVGAAVVATVLALFLAYLNNRTDIPCKFLFKIISITPMMIPHILFSVSWVLLLNPSNGILNLILKQLFSLESSPLNIYSLWGMMLVEGLLDMPIAYLIIAPAMASFDVNLEESSRVFGANSGQTLFRITLPVLKPAILASFILCIVRCMASFAVPSVIGMPGRIYVLSTHIYRTISIGFAVDYGKAAAIGMSVLVTSVTLIYIYRYMTSASEKYVTISSRGYRPTVIELKKAKIPLFVILGILMFVLIVLPVLVLIYTSLTPYAMVPSSRAFSMMNLNHWSDVISDPISLLSLKNSLFLGVFGATLGVVLSIFVAYTIVKIRTKASGLLESLSFLSFSFPGIVIGVGFMWFFVRTPIYATIWALLIGYIATYLPYGIRPLSSAFVQIHKHLEESSMVCGAKPLTTMWRIIVPLLIPGIVSSWVLMSTMFLRELTLSVVLSRPGTEVLAVQILRFANDGLWGRLSALGIIMIVLSTTLVALVNFIGARFTNK, encoded by the coding sequence CTCCAGTTATAATGCTTATCTTCGGCAGCTTTTCCGAAGGACTCAGTGCTTTCGGTTCTTTTACGCTGGAAAAATATATTTCAGCATATACTGATCCAGCTTTTTCAAAGATTATTATTAATACAATAATCTTTGTAGTCGGTGCTGCAGTAGTTGCTACAGTATTAGCCTTATTTTTGGCTTATCTGAACAACAGGACAGATATCCCCTGTAAATTTTTATTTAAAATTATTTCTATTACACCTATGATGATTCCACACATACTTTTTTCAGTTAGCTGGGTATTATTATTAAATCCATCTAATGGTATATTAAATCTTATACTAAAACAGCTATTTTCGCTGGAAAGTTCTCCTCTTAATATTTATTCCCTCTGGGGAATGATGTTAGTTGAAGGATTGCTTGACATGCCAATAGCTTATCTTATCATTGCACCGGCGATGGCTTCTTTTGATGTAAATTTAGAAGAATCTTCCCGGGTATTTGGTGCAAATAGCGGACAGACTTTATTTAGAATAACCCTACCGGTTCTGAAACCAGCAATACTGGCTTCATTTATTCTATGTATTGTTCGTTGTATGGCATCCTTTGCTGTGCCATCTGTAATTGGTATGCCAGGAAGAATTTATGTTTTGTCAACTCATATTTACCGGACAATATCAATAGGATTTGCAGTGGATTATGGTAAAGCTGCAGCTATAGGGATGAGTGTTTTAGTTACATCAGTAACCCTTATTTATATATATAGATATATGACTTCAGCAAGTGAAAAATACGTTACTATTTCCAGCCGTGGGTATAGGCCTACAGTAATTGAACTTAAAAAGGCAAAAATACCTTTATTTGTTATTCTTGGTATTCTAATGTTTGTTCTAATTGTACTTCCGGTTCTGGTTTTAATATATACTTCATTAACCCCGTATGCTATGGTACCAAGCTCCAGGGCTTTTTCCATGATGAATTTGAATCACTGGTCTGATGTTATCAGTGATCCTATTTCACTTTTATCATTAAAAAATAGCCTGTTCCTGGGTGTTTTTGGAGCCACCCTTGGAGTGGTTTTGTCTATCTTTGTAGCATATACTATTGTAAAGATAAGAACAAAAGCATCCGGCTTGTTGGAGTCATTAAGCTTCTTATCTTTTTCTTTTCCTGGCATTGTTATCGGAGTAGGATTCATGTGGTTCTTTGTTCGCACCCCCATTTATGCTACTATCTGGGCCTTACTAATAGGTTATATTGCCACTTATCTCCCATATGGCATACGTCCCTTAAGCAGTGCTTTTGTACAGATACACAAACATCTCGAGGAATCCTCTATGGTTTGTGGAGCAAAACCGCTTACTACTATGTGGAGAATTATAGTTCCCCTACTGATCCCGGGTATTGTTTCTTCATGGGTTCTTATGTCTACTATGTTTTTACGTGAATTGACTCTTTCAGTAGTTCTGTCCAGGCCAGGAACTGAGGTTCTGGCTGTTCAGATTCTTCGTTTTGCCAATGATGGGCTGTGGGGAAGGCTCTCTGCATTAGGTATTATAATGATTGTTTTGTCCACGACTCTTGTTGCTCTTGTCAATTTTATCGGAGCGAGATTTACAAATAAATAA